Below is a genomic region from Mangifera indica cultivar Alphonso unplaced genomic scaffold, CATAS_Mindica_2.1 Un_0057, whole genome shotgun sequence.
CACTATCAAGCAAATAGTCCACCTGGTTTATGCAAGCTCCAATAAGAAGCCCGCCATTGCTTCCCCCTTCGATACACAACTTTTTGGGCTGTGTGTAACCAGCAGATATGAGGTACTCAGCAGCAGAAACGAAGTCATCAAagcaattctgtttttttgctAGCTGGGCAGCTTTGTGCCATTCTTCCCCATATTCTCCACCACCACGAACATTGGCAAGGCAGAATACAACACCAAGATGCCTTGTGAGCACGGTACGACTGGCACTAAACGATGGTGTGATACTAATATTAAATCCACCATATCCATATAACAAACATGGGTGTGATCCAtctaaagtaatattttttctggTTACAATGAACATTGGTATCTTGGTACCATCCTTACTTGGATAAAAAACCTAGAAATTAAAACTCCCAATCAAACAGATGCAATTTTCAagaatgttatatatatttaaagaaaagagTAATGTCATGTATACTAACAAATAGATACTATCAAAtactattaattaatatgttttatatgattagatgatttaattatttattttatttttaaatcaaaatcacataattaaatgacGACAAATTAATCATTAGTATCCGTTACCATTTATTATCGTAAAGGAAAGATAACTCTTATAAAAAATCGGAAAATAAGGTGACATtaacaaaaagtaaaacaaCAAATGAGTGAGCATCAGAATGTGTGAACAGATCAGAAACAGTTACCTGATCAACATCGAAGTCTGAGCGATCAAATCCAGGCACACTAATTTCACGAAATATCTTCATATTTGGAACCTCTGCTTCTAAGTTGCATTGATAAATGATACCTGGTGTAAGGAAACcactaaaatgaataaaaacaataCTATCATTACGACGTGCAGATATTCCTAAGATTGTGCCAATATCTATTGGTAATTGATGTTGCAGAGAACCAGTATTCAAGTCTCTTATCTGCAGTATATACTTCACATCACTCAAGTAACTcacaatcatttgacttccatTAGCAGCACGTGCCCATGTAAGCACATCTTTCTCGGCCTCTGGCACAACATCAGACCAAATCCTTGGCTCCTTGAGATCTACACGGACTAACTTATATTTTGGGGCATCCTTATTAGTGAGAAAAGTAAACACAGTTTCATCATTAGCAATCACTCTATACTCCGCATCAAATCCATCAATAAGCTTAACGAATGGCAGTAGGCCAGTTCTTTTCCTATAACCATCAAGGCCTTCCGGCAAAGCAGACATGTCACAGTAGTATAGTTTGTTCACTGGGTCACAAGTCTCATCTATGTGAAGGAGAACATACTGCAAGAAACACGAAAGATAGAATCAACTTGCATAAGCGTTGCAAGCATAACTTCTGTTTTTCAtggtaaaaaatcaaattacaatttttgCGGACATAAAAGCGATGAACATTCATGTTGTCATACATCAACCAAACGTTAGTCCCTATTATATTCTTCAATATAGTTACTCGCTTTGCTACAATTCCTTacagaaataaaatttgtacCTTACAAACTCAATGCTGCTCTGCATTTTGTAGAACATAGAATAAATGCTTTagtattatctatatattcttCACCGATTAAATTGCAATGTAAAGGTCAACTTCGAATGAATTTCCAATAATCAGACAGTGATTAATGAAGCATTTGCAATAATATTGTAGGAGTATAAAGAGAGATTTCATACAAAGGGGATTTTTGCTGGGAACACAATGATACGAAGAAAAATGTAGCGCAAAACCTTATTTTTGGTCTGAAGCCAAGAATATGAAGAAAATGACCACTGATCTAACAACCTATTATCTATCTAAAACAGATTAATCAACAGAAATATTACCTTCCCATCTTCTGTTACATGGCCATAAAACCTGTACTTGGGGTTTTCAGGATCTCGCCAGCATAAAATATCTTCTGATTGATCAGTACCCAAGAAATGATAGTAAAGCTCATGATATAAATTAGAATCAGTCTCAGTCCCAGCATCCATGCCTGCTCCCTCTCTACAAAATAAAACTACCCTCGTCATAATCAAAATtcctaaaccaaaaaaaaaaaaaaaaaacacataacaaaTGGATTCATCTTACTAAAACATATACAAAATCATTGCAGGGGTTCAAAATTTGCAAAATATTCAAGAAGTTTCACAGATGAATTTACAGCTGAAACTACAAATATCAGCTTTTCTAATACTTTAAACtttctcaaaattttccttctgagttttttctaatataataaaacaaatcaaagcGATAAAATTCTCTCAAGGACTAATCCCTAATTTGTTTCCAACATGTTCGGTGGTATGACCCTTTTTCCCGCTAGAAAATATGGAGATTCAAATCTCCTTGAGGCACCTACAAGAAATTATATTCAGCATGTTTTACAACTAGAGTGCATAGAATCAATAAACTATCACACTTATATCAATATAAACagccaaaaataaaaaggagaCTTATTTTGGTCGATTATGTTTGTTAATGAATTGCTATATCATAAATACAATGTATCTATATGCTGAGATAAGGAATTTACAGGCTAGGATAAGATCCTTATTCTTAAAAGAAACTCTATTAGGATTAGATTTCAACACACTTCAAAAGTTTCCTTTCAAGTAAGCTCCACACCGGCGCTCAATTTTAAATCCACAGCtaaaaaatttgcattaaaaataagtaGATGGTGATCAGTGATCGCTCACTTGGGAGCTGGGAAACGGCTGTAGAAAAATCCTTTGTTATCATGAGTCCAACTAATACACGAAAACTTAACCTGTAAACAGCACAGTAAAGCAACCATGAGGAATCatcattatttatcaaatttggaaaagaaaaaaattataaaaacactGACCCAAGATAAAGTATCAGACTCGTCATTTTTATCCTCGATTCGCATTACTCGAATACTCTGCCAATCGCTTCCACTGGAGCTAAGCGCATATGATAAGTACTTAGCATCCTCACTAACTGAAAAAGCGGACAACGAAATTGTTCCATCCTTGCTGAGCCTGTTTGGATCAAGTAAAACCTCTGCTTCTCCATCTAAACCATCTTGAACATAAAGAACATTCTGTGCTTGAAGTCCACTGTTGTGCATATAAAAATACTTGTTCCCTCGCTTAAACGGTGCGTTGAAGCGAGGGTGATCAAGCAACTCGGTCGTCTTCTCACGTAACTTTTCCCTCACTTCACATTTCTCAAGCACCGATTCTGTCAATTTCATCTGATTCTGTACAAAGACTTTTACTTCCTCAGCATCAGGATCTTCAAGCCTGTATCcatagaaaaagaagaataaaattagAACGGACTAAAAAAGACCGCGCTGGTTTGCAGCCTTAGACCAGGATGTTAATTTGGATACAGTCAAAGTAAACTCTAAATTTGCATTTCTTTCCTTACCATCGATAAGGATCAGCAATCTGCATTCCATGATAATCATCGACAACGGAGTCGTCTCTACGAGCAACCGGATACTGCAGTGGTTCATCATCAATAACAGCAAGTGAACCCATAGTTTGGGTGCGTTTGGAGAAATTTACAAGTAAATTCAAATCTTGTTTGGCCATGTATTTTGAAGGCGGCGCCAGCGCCTAAATACGGGTGGAAATTACTAAAAAGGCTACGAATGTTGAAATTATGAGGACATGCTTCTGACTTTGGGCTGATTTTGTGGTTTTCAAATGTCGTCATTTTGGTTTCTGCAATGACTTGATGTTGCCATTTTCTTGCAATCGCATCTACTTTGTTTTCAAGCTACGGTATCACTTGAGTTATGTAATGTAATTgtcaagaaattttttttgctttttttaaattgcatctgaattttataaattttgaataaaat
It encodes:
- the LOC123207062 gene encoding prolyl endopeptidase-like — protein: MAKQDLNLLVNFSKRTQTMGSLAVIDDEPLQYPVARRDDSVVDDYHGMQIADPYRWLEDPDAEEVKVFVQNQMKLTESVLEKCEVREKLREKTTELLDHPRFNAPFKRGNKYFYMHNSGLQAQNVLYVQDGLDGEAEVLLDPNRLSKDGTISLSAFSVSEDAKYLSYALSSSGSDWQSIRVMRIEDKNDESDTLSWVKFSCISWTHDNKGFFYSRFPAPKEGAGMDAGTETDSNLYHELYYHFLGTDQSEDILCWRDPENPKYRFYGHVTEDGKYVLLHIDETCDPVNKLYYCDMSALPEGLDGYRKRTGLLPFVKLIDGFDAEYRVIANDETVFTFLTNKDAPKYKLVRVDLKEPRIWSDVVPEAEKDVLTWARAANGSQMIVSYLSDVKYILQIRDLNTGSLQHQLPIDIGTILGISARRNDSIVFIHFSGFLTPGIIYQCNLEAEVPNMKIFREISVPGFDRSDFDVDQVFYPSKDGTKIPMFIVTRKNITLDGSHPCLLYGYGGFNISITPSFSASRTVLTRHLGVVFCLANVRGGGEYGEEWHKAAQLAKKQNCFDDFVSAAEYLISAGYTQPKKLCIEGGSNGGLLIGACINQRPDLFGCALALVGVMDMLRFHKFTIGHAWTSEFGCSENKEDFHWLIKYSPLHNVRRPWELRLESDQSCQCQYPPTMLLTADHDDRVVPLHTLKLLVTMQYVLCTSVKNSPQTNPIIGRIECKAGHGAGRPTQKIIDEAADRYSFMAKMLGASWIE